From the genome of Campylobacter concisus, one region includes:
- the rplI gene encoding 50S ribosomal protein L9: MKVLLIKDVKGLGKAGEIKEVKDGYGNNFLIGKGFAKAATPDVLRQYEAAQKRKAEELKYEITNLEKLKEELEKVTVVIKKTLGANGSLFGSVSKEEIAAELEKTHHLVVEKKAIDMDTHLKAVGLYDVHVKLGHSINASLKVDVQGE; encoded by the coding sequence ATGAAAGTATTATTAATAAAAGACGTAAAAGGACTTGGAAAAGCTGGCGAGATAAAAGAGGTAAAAGACGGCTATGGCAACAACTTCTTAATCGGCAAAGGCTTTGCAAAAGCAGCTACTCCAGACGTTCTTCGCCAATATGAAGCAGCCCAAAAAAGAAAGGCCGAAGAGCTAAAATATGAGATCACAAATTTAGAAAAGCTTAAAGAAGAGCTTGAAAAAGTGACAGTTGTCATCAAAAAAACTCTTGGTGCAAATGGCTCGCTTTTTGGCTCAGTTTCAAAAGAAGAGATCGCAGCAGAGCTTGAAAAAACGCATCATTTAGTTGTCGAGAAAAAAGCGATCGACATGGACACTCACTTAAAAGCAGTCGGCCTTTATGACGTTCATGTAAAGCTAGGACACTCGATAAATGCGAGCTTGAAGGTTGATGTGCAAGGAGAGTAG
- a CDS encoding argininosuccinate synthase, producing MKKGVKKVVLAYSGGLDTSIILKWLQDEYNCEVVTFTADIGQGEELEPARKKALALGVKPENIFIEDLREEFVRDYVFPMFRANAVYEGEYLLGTSIARPLIAKRQSEIARLVGADGVSHGATGKGNDQVRFELGYYALGDNLTIIAPWREWDLNSREKLLAYAEKNGIDITKKPGKSPYSMDANLLHISYEGLVLEDPSHAPEDDMWRWTVNPKDAPDKSEIIEIGYEKGDPVSINGKKMSPAEILTELNRLGAKHGIGRLDIVENRSVGMKSRGCYETPGGTIMLKAHRAIESITLDRGAAHLKDEIMPKYAELIYNGYWWSPERNMLQALIDKSQEHVNGSVKVELYKGNVTILGRSSKDDNLFSEAYCTFEEDSVYDQKDAEGFIKLNALRFIIARKNGRKFD from the coding sequence ATGAAAAAAGGCGTAAAAAAAGTGGTTTTAGCATACTCTGGCGGACTTGACACAAGTATCATTTTAAAATGGCTTCAAGATGAATATAACTGCGAAGTAGTCACATTTACAGCTGACATTGGCCAAGGCGAAGAGCTAGAGCCTGCACGCAAAAAAGCCTTAGCACTTGGTGTAAAGCCTGAAAATATTTTTATAGAAGATTTAAGAGAAGAATTTGTACGTGATTATGTGTTTCCAATGTTTAGAGCAAATGCAGTCTACGAGGGCGAGTATCTGCTTGGCACTTCAATAGCGCGCCCACTAATAGCAAAACGCCAAAGTGAGATCGCAAGACTTGTTGGCGCTGATGGCGTGAGCCACGGAGCAACAGGCAAAGGCAACGACCAAGTTCGCTTTGAGCTTGGATACTACGCGCTTGGCGACAACCTAACTATTATAGCTCCATGGCGCGAGTGGGATCTAAATAGTCGTGAAAAACTTTTGGCATACGCTGAGAAAAACGGCATAGATATCACCAAAAAACCAGGCAAAAGCCCATACTCAATGGACGCAAATTTACTTCACATAAGCTATGAAGGTCTAGTGCTTGAAGACCCAAGTCACGCACCAGAAGATGATATGTGGAGATGGACAGTAAACCCAAAAGATGCTCCAGATAAAAGCGAGATCATTGAGATCGGCTATGAAAAAGGCGATCCAGTAAGCATAAACGGCAAAAAAATGAGCCCAGCTGAAATTTTAACCGAGCTAAACCGCCTTGGCGCAAAACACGGTATAGGCAGACTTGACATCGTAGAAAACCGCTCTGTTGGTATGAAGAGTCGCGGATGCTACGAAACTCCTGGCGGCACGATAATGCTAAAAGCTCATAGAGCGATCGAGAGCATCACGCTTGACCGCGGCGCAGCTCACTTAAAAGATGAGATCATGCCAAAATACGCCGAGCTAATTTACAACGGCTACTGGTGGTCACCTGAGCGAAATATGCTCCAAGCACTCATCGACAAGAGCCAAGAGCACGTAAATGGCTCTGTAAAAGTTGAGCTTTATAAAGGCAACGTGACTATCCTTGGCAGAAGTAGTAAAGATGATAATCTATTTAGTGAGGCATACTGCACATTTGAAGAAGACAGCGTTTATGATCAAAAAGATGCAGAGGGATTTATCAAGCTAAATGCACTTCGCTTCATCATCGCACGCAAAAATGGGCGAAAATTTGACTAA